Below is a genomic region from Sebastes umbrosus isolate fSebUmb1 chromosome 20, fSebUmb1.pri, whole genome shotgun sequence.
tttacttactttGTTGTTACGATTGTTGAATTTGGAGAAAGTGGGTGCGTGATGAGGAAGACCTCTGACCAGTGAGACTAGACTATCAtagaaaatattattattattattattatatgatttaCAAAGCGGTGATGAATGACAATATGAAGAGCAAACGATGTTTTTAAACTGGTGATGTATAGACTTTCTAGCACAAGTTGTATATACTGACTCAGATGTTCCACTCAGTCCAGCTCGGGTTTGTTAGAGAAGCAAGTCTGATCATATTTAAGTATTtcacatcataaaaaaaataactattaaaGTCTGATATCTCTAAATTAGCCAGTTTAATCCACTGGTCTTGCACACATTAAGTCGAATCTActgcaacaaaaaataaaaactccaTATCTGGAGTTTGGGTGATAGAGAAAGTAAAATAATGAGAATATCCAAGTTATTTGTATATGTGGGAAAAGTTATAGACCATTTGTCTGtaacgttttattttattttctcggATAAAGAATATCTAAAAAGGGACGGTTAGTTCTCAGTTTCACCTGCTACCAGAGAGATGCCCTACTTATCTTTACAGAAATGAAGGTATAAACTGTATTATACTTAATTTAAGAAGACTTCTAAGTTGAGGATATTTGAGGGCGTATGGTTTTCAAGCTGTCTATGTATATTAGTTTGCTGTAAATAGTCTGATGCATGTTCTATTCTTTCCATGAGCTCAAGCAGAAACGTGTATAGCGGTGTTCTGacccctggtgtgtgtgtgacacaacGCTCGGATCAAGATAAGGAGACTGCGATTCCCTGAACTGTCCTTATCATTTTCCTTCGACCTCGCCAGACAAAAAGCAAAAggttcttttattttattttaatgtatttgctTGCTGAGCAGAGTTCTCTTGTCTGTAAATGTGAGCTTTCAGATCGCTGTGATaaaaagtttaattaaaaacaataaaaaagaatgtgtttttatctCATGATAACTGATTGTAATCTGTACAGTCAAAACCTATgtattggagaaaaaaaagaacatatttATAAATGGTTACCAACTGAAACACGCCCTGCATGTCAGTCATTTATTTTACAGAACATTTGTATATAACATACACGTTATTTTCTTACTTTGGTCCACAAAACATATAACGCCAGTGTGTCGACAGAGTAACAAGCATCTGTACAATATGATGCAATTCGATAAAACTCccccaaaataccacatttatAAAGCTATTAATGTTGAATTATATGGTTagtatttgtgtattttacaTCATACATCTGTTGACCTTTTAACCAAAGTATGAGCACCAGTTTGACCACAAGATGGTGCTTTTCCTGGAATTGCTCCATCTGAGTTTTCTTATGTATTCTAATGCTAAACCGGTGTAGTACTCTTTTGACGTTTCTTGGTTAACAATTACTATAAAGTTCTTTCAGACCAAAAAGTCTTAATGATCGTAGGATCAAAACCTTTTGACCGTCTTGACCACTTGTACTCACTTTATGAACAATGTTTCAGTTaagtaaatctttttttttctatctgaTTTACCCTGAAGAAGGTCAGAGGGCTGAAACGTTGTTAATAAAGTGAGTACAAACCATCGACATCATCATGAATCATGACTGGTAACATTCAAACTCTAGACCTTGCCCAATACGGTTTTCAAGCCATGtatcatatatttttatgcGCAACACCTCAAAACTGCACTTttcccacaaaaaaaaactcactatttaaaaaaaagactgcagtgttgacacttattattattgtggTACATAGATTTACTGCAAATCTgaagtaaattaaaacatttgataCAATCCCAACACTTTgtaatgataaaaacaacatgaagcCACAAACTGAAGACCCCTTGCCAGCTGAATTGTAAGAACAAAAATGTGGAGTAAATTACCTAGAGCCTTTACACACCCATGAAGTATATCAAATGGACATTTAAACTCAGGCGGAAGCTACAGTACATGGAGGGGTGAAGGACAGGAAATAGTTTCTAGctcttctttttgtgtgtgaacaggttaACCAGTCCAGGCACGAGCACGATGACGACCTGAGGCACTATGACGAATTTGACAAAGAACAGGCCGTAGAAGAGTCCTAGTGGTCGGACCGGGAGCGGCAGACGATTGACGTGGTATAGTCCCATGGACGAAATGGCCAGAGACAAAGCCCGCGGAGCCCACGGCTGAGACCATCCGCCAGGCTTCCAGTACTGGGCCAGGCCCAAACCCAGCAGAGCGCCGGTGTCTCGGGTCAGAGAGGAGAACGGGGCCGTGTCCAAACGAATCCACTCTGCATGGCTGCACCACTTCTTAGCCAAAGCAATAGACCTGTGGAATAGAGAGAATATGTGAAGTCTAGGTAAGAGcattcacttcacctctcagagcttattatgcaccgaacaGACTCGTCAATACACATAAACGTAATGAAAAGACGAACCAGGAGAGGTCGATTCCCAGCTGCTGCAGTCCAGCGTGCAGCGTCAGAGTACCGAACAGCAGGCCGAAGCTGAGGCTGAAGAAGAACAGCAGGGGGCGACCTTCAGGTACTTTGCGGCTCAGGACAACTCCCAGAATGAAACCTGACAAACACAAGTCAATCAGATCAAATTTACAAtgaaaaatgtactgtatgtttagttctttattttgtgcatataataaaataaaacaaaagagaagagatatacaataacaaaaataaatgcaaaaaaaagcccCTGAGGACTTTTAAAAGGAGCCCACCTAACACTGAAATTAAAGACAGCTCTATTACAATTTACAaacatataatatttttaagataTCTAAAAGAATACTATGTCCAAATAAGAACTGCTAGGGATAAAAAGACAGGaaggaaaacataaataaataaaataaaatgtgcttAACCTCTATGGAAAATCAGCTCCATGATATGATGATATATCTCGTGAGATAATATAAATTTGTTCACCTATCTATACGTTTATTCTGTGGTTAACATCTCTGAGTGCATTAGGCTACAGTGGGAATTGTGGCAAAGTCAGATTTTATGGTAATTTTGGATTCATATGATTTTTGCATCAGTGTAAAGAAGTAGTTAAATTCAATGGATTAACCAAAAATATCAATACTGTCTGGTTGTTTTACCCAGTTATGATTttatatgagactagatatcgtcttagattttggacgTCGTAATATGGCGTAAGtgttcctggttttaaaggctgcgttacagtaaagtgatgtcattttctgactgttctgttatttgcctttacccacttagtcattatgtCCTCATTACTGATGActatttatcaaaaatataatattgtagaTTGTGATTTTGTGAAAGCACAAGTAGTTCAAtattgtcaaaaatattgtgatatttgattttctccaaattgcccagccctaatatatatgtGTCAAtattttatgtcaaattatATATAACAAGATAGAGGATTTAATCCATATGCCCTACTAACACTGCATGTTTTATCTTGTGCATGAAACTGTATTCAGACCTGTGATGGAGCCAGCGACGACCTGGTGAGGGAAGTGGGCGAGGATGAAGATCCTGGAGATTCCAACTGCCACCAGCATCACCACATAGAGCAGGTAGGGAGCGGCTGATAACATCACACTGGAGccacacacaaagaaagagtCGTTAAAAAAATCCAATCCAATTTCTTTACCTGTGCTTTTTCAAAGGCAAAActgcatatttgtttatttaaataccTGTGAGTACGTGAGTACAGGTATGACCCCAGTGAGGACACCACGACCCACCAGACTGCTGCCGTCACCATCGCATGTCCCGACGGACTCCCTGAGAGACGGACGGCAGCTTTACAGATCTGACTGAGCAATGAATGAAATGTACTatctatgttttattttgttgttaaggACTTCTCACCTGGGCCGGTCTCACAGGTGGAGGAGAACTGTTGAACGTTGGGTTGCTTGTTGACAAACTGACCTGATTCACCTATCCACCAGTACGGCCTTTCTCCAAACAGCATCCTGGGAAAAATTTTAAATTCACATCACATAATATCCAACAGATTATCTGCACACCACAACTGTCATCATTAGTCTAACAATGGATAGAGGAGGTTAAAACAATCAGAATAAAACTAGAAATGGacagtttgttgttttaaaaaattgAAATATCAAATCtgattatataatttttttaaacactattttttattgtgcttttaattGAAACTTGCAAAACACAACTCTCCACATGAGAGATCATACAAAGTATAAGAataatatttatacatttgtaaTAAACAATCTGTCATATAATACACAAATGTACAGTTCACAGAAGAGTGTAATTGCCTCACCATTCAAAAATCTGATTATATTAAACCTTCAGAAActaatgcaataataattataatccaatattataatgcatacttttaattttgatactttaagtatattttgattctaatacttttgtacttttactacagtaagattttgaatgcatgattttacatgtaacagaatatttttacactgtagcaTTATAACTTTTAGTAACAATGCctaataaatcaattatttggATTAATctgtaaacatgtaaataatTATGATAGCTATTCTTAATATTCTGTGTGATAAGTAAccaatgttatttatatttttatttaatttcctccATGCTGAAATGCCACTACTAACTAGACTGTGTTGCATATAAAAGGGTCCGCCTTCCATCCGTTCCACGTCGGACAGTACACGCGGGGGGACTGCATTAGAAGCTGCAACGtcaacagaataaaataaaaaaaaactaacttcATTGTTGTGacttaaaaaataagaataaaacacTCCAGTTGACTTTGTATGTATCTAATGCTGACTGATCTGAATGTTAATGAGGTTATATTCATTCTAACATGCTACAGATAACAGATAGAGTTAAAAACACCACATTAAAACCATGTTTTTAAAGCTTCTTACCATTTAAACACCAGGTTTAACCACTCAGATATCGCTGCCACCCAAAGCACCGCCACTCCAGCTCGTTTGTTGATGAAATAAGTGAAAGGAAAGAGGAGCAGGAAGGCTGCTTTAGGATCTCCAATGTGAGTAACAACCAGCCACATCTTCTCCTGATCTATCATCCTCTGCTGGAGACTCTCAGCCAGCCAGATGCCCTGAGTGTGAACAGCCTCCATGTCTGCGTCCtctacacatatatatatacctctATGTGGTAAAAGAGAAATGCAATGATCAGTgtggtaaaaacaaaatgtaatccTGATTATTTTGAACTTCAGGAAGTgtcttagaggtgcattactgccaccatctggactggagtgtggaacaggagattgtgcagaaacaaaacaaaacaaaacaaaacaaaacaaaataaaataaaataaaataaaataaaataaaataaaataaaataaaattaaataaaataaaataaataaaataaaattaaattaaattaaattaaattaaattaaattaaattaaattaaatcaaattaaattaaataataaataataaaaataataatgatgaaaactctagattcgtttaactaaatcagtttctcttaaaaactgaataatttcacagtatatgttatctgctgtaaaaataaataaataaatacattaaattaaattaaattaaataatttaaaatatatatataataataataataataataataatgaggaaaactctaGATTTGTTTAACTAAATCTGTttatcttaaaaactgaataatttcacagtatatgttatctgctgtattcccccaatagacctgacaattaaataaaataaaataataataataataataataataataataataataataataaaaataataataatgatgaaaactctagattcgtttaactaaatcagtttctcttaaaaactgaataatttcacagtatatgttatctgctgtattcccccaatagacctgacgatgaaataaaataaaataaaataaaataaaataaaataataaatgataaaaataataataataataataataaatattatgaaAACTCTAGATTCGTTTAACTAAATTAGTgtctcttaaaaactgaataatttcacagtatatcttcctgagacccagcccattgacatgtgttctctgtagtggacattttgtccacatgcatatcctcttactcttttgacctactctatcaactcctggtgtattgtaaagaggacatcctaggctttccagtgatatggcatgtggCACTCTAaagccataatctgttcatttttttagtcttttcacactgaaatagtccaGTAGTCCATTACagtggacaataaaaataaagtttatcaAGTttaaattgttaagattttcttttaaccctaaaatcacaaaaaaaagtaattggaagacactttttaactcggttcccaggaggatatgttatctgctgtattcCCCCAAAAGATCTGACAATGAAAAGTCCTGATGTTTTGCCTTCCTTAGTGACTGTAAAAGGTGATTCCTCTGGATGTTGTAATTCCTGCAGTGTATCAGTACATGTTCCACAGGTTCTGGTTCATTACAATATGTGCATttcccagttgggtgcttgcctattctatATAATGTATTGTTAAGACCTGTATGTCCTATTCTCAGTCAAGTAGGGGGAACACTTTGAATGGGGAGCGGTTTGAATAGGAGACAAAGCCACAACTTACTTCgattaattaaattatatttacattttaatcttCAATTAAAGTGTTTAGTAGATGATTTAATGATATAGAATTGtgttaaatacattaaatagtgaatataattcatttttttatttcaaaatgacagtatacatagtaacagcagaaaacattaaaaacatttacaaacaaaagaagcagagcgaaaacataaacaaagagctgtgccaaaaataaaaagacaacagaaatgaaacaaaaccaacataaaataaaaataaataaaaaacacgcaataaaaaaaataaaaaaatagatgataataaaataagacCACgtgagagtatgacaataatttaacttaaaaactttaaagatattttataatatatataattataatatatatatatataaaattatataatatatatataattatataatatataatataatataatataaatatatatatatattatattatatataaaatgtaatatatataattatatataatataatatatataattatatatattataatatataattatataatataatataatatataattatataatataatataaatatatatatatattatatatataattatataatatataatatatatataataatttaacttaaaaactttaaagatattttataatatatataattataatatatatatatataaattatataatatataatatatatataattatataatatataatataatataatataaatatatatattatattatatataaaatgtaatatatataattatatataatataatatatataattatatatatatatcataatatataattatataatatatacaaatatattatatatataattatataatatatatatataattatataatatatatatatatataattatataatataatatatagatattatatatctatatattatatattatatataatatataatatatatatatatataatatatattatatatatatatattatattatatatatattatattatattatatacagtatatataattcATCTTATTTGAATAAACTGACCACGACGGCGACGTACGTCAACCGACACGCCCAGATGGTTCAGTCTCACTACGACACTACGCCATCGCGTCGTTTTCACGTAAGAGGCAGGACGCTCCGTTTCCTGGCGGAGAAGATGGCGGCTCCTGGACCGGGGGAGTATTTCAGCGTCGGGAGCCATGTCTCTTGCCTCACCTGCCTGGGCCAACGTCTGCAAGGAGAAGTGGTCGCGTTCGACTACCAGTCCAAGATGTTAACTCTGAGTAtccttttgtctgtttgtggCGCTTGCGGAGACGGTTCTTCTCTTGGTTCTGCCTCTCTGGGCTGCAAGGGCCTGTAGGGGTAACCGAGAAGAAGAGGTGTCAAATAGTGATCCGCGCAGGCGTAATTGATGCTCGCTGACTTACATATCTATctcctttttaaatatttacactCGAGAGGTAGTCGCACATCTTTATTGTATATATTCAACACATTATAAGTGTTCTCTGATCATTTAACAACCGCTTTTTATCCGCTACAGAGAGCATGTGTTGTGTGAATCCACTCATTGTATTGCCAGACCTCAACATGGATCACTATCTGGCAACGGATCCATAGTAAGGCATCATGGCTGTTGGTGGCTAACTAGCGAGCTAACTGACATTCAGTTACCTCGCATCCTTCTAGTGAACACACCCAGTAACCTCATTGTGATACACATTTAGTTAGAGGGATGTTAACAGTTTATTTCTACTGTTAAATGGACACTAAGTTCTCCCTTTTCCACGCTACAGTCCGAGTTAGctcagctagcatgctaacagtcgGTCACTAGCACACACTGCTAGCTGCTACTAGCTCAATTAACGGTATTAGCATTCCCGAGCTTATTATCAGCTGGGCTCTTTCTGTTTCTAACCCCTCCTCTCACGTCTCATCCCATTCTGTTGACACTGTAATAGTTGGGGGTAATTTATGGGGTGATTTATTCTATAGTTTCTGTTTCATTTCTACACAATTCAACCGGCAACCGGCTTCATGAGTTCATCTCATCACTAACGTGATCATGTCTCCACCCAGTCCTGTGTGAGTGTATTACATTATATACACTGGCTTTAATCTGTGTGAAGAAGGTGAAGATGTAGGAATAGTTGTAAAAGTGGGACTGggtttaaaatgtcataaactAGTTGAATAGTACCAATAGTGTATAAAAGATGTGGCatattttaagctttttttgAAGAGCTGATTGCTAGatttaaaagttgaataataccaataatgtATGAAAGTTGTCAAATATTTTAAGGTATGAATCAGTAgataagagtttttttttttatttttaaagtaaagCCTAAAAATGCCTTGTCCTGAGTTCCCTTTTAAGATAGTAACcttctggggcttttattttgaaaaactaggTTCATCCTTAgtttacatatattgtatttcttcagacattgcttttctAGTTATTTAGATGGCATGCTGTTATTCTACAGTTGTGTTTAATTTTCAACACAATTCAACCGGCATCATGAGTTCATCTCAACACCAACGTTAGCTTAGTGGTGAACATGTCTCCACCCAGTCCTGTGTGAGTGTATTACATTATATACACTGGCTTTAATCTGTGTGAAGAAGGTGAAGATGTAGGAATAGTTGTAAAATTGGGACTGggtttaaaatgtcataaactAGTTGAATAGTACCAATAGTGTATAAAAGATGTGGAatattttaagctttttttgAAGAGCTGATTGCTAGatttaaaagttgaataataccaataatgtATGAAAGTTGTCCGATATTTTAAGGTATGAATCAGTAGataagagttgttttttttatttttaaagtaaagCCTAAAAATGCCTTGTCCTGAGTTCCCTTTTAAGATAGTAACcttctggggcttttattttgaaaaactaggTTCATCCTTAgtttacatatattgtatttcttcagacattgcttttctAGTTATTTAGATGGCATGCTGTTATTCTACAGTTGTGTTTAATTTCAACACAATTCAACCGGCATCATGAGTTCATCTCAACACCAATGTTAGCTTGCTGCTTGAGCAGGTCTCCACCCAGTCCTGAGTGTATTATATTTAACACTGGCTTTAATCTGTgtgaagaagatggagatgtAGGAATAGTTGTAAAATCCTATGAATGTCATAGACAAGTTGAATAGTACCAATAGTGTATAAAAGATGTGGAATATTTTAAGCTTTTTCTGAAGAGCTGATTGCTAGatttaaaagttgaataataccaataatgtATGAAAGTTGTCAAATATTTTAAGGTATGAATCAGTAGAtaagagttgtttttttatttttaaagtaaagCCTAAAAATGCCTTGTCCTGAGTTCCCTTTTAAGATAGTAACCTTCTGgggcttttgttttgaaaaactaGGTTCATCGTTAgtttacatatattgtatttcttcagacattgcttttctAGTTATTTAGATGGCATGCTGTTATTCTACAGTTGTGTTTCATTTCAACACAATTCAACCGGCATCATGAGTTCATCTCAACACCAACGTTAGCTTGCTGGTGAACATGTCTCCACCCAGTCCTGAGTGTATTATATTTAACACTGGCTTTAATCTGTGTGAAGAAGTATGGAATAGTTGTAAAAGTGGGACTGAGTTTAACATCATATATAGTACCAATAGTGTGTAAATGATGTGGaatattttaagcattttattgaagAGCTGATGCTCCACTGTATTGCTAGatttaaaagttgaataataccaataatgtATGAAAGCTGTCAAAGTATGAATCAGTAGATAAGAGTTGAGgtttttttactttgaaagtAAAGCCTCATACTGAGCTCCCTGTTGGGATAGTTATTCTAtagggcttttatttattttttaaaaggccTTATTCTGAGTTCCCTATTAAGATAGTTACcttctagggcttttattttgaaaaactaggCTTGCTGGTGAACATGTCTCCACCGAGTCCTGAGTGTGTATTATATTTAACACTGGCTTTAATCTGTGTGAAGATGTAGGAATAGTTGTAAAAGTGGGACTGGGTTTAAAATCATATGAATGTCATAGACAAGTTGAAAAGTACCAATAGTGTATAAAAGATGTGGAATATTTTAAGCTCTTTGAAGAGCTGATGCTCCACTGTATTGCTAGatttaaaagttgaataataccaataatgtATGAAAGCCGTCAAATATTTTAAGGTATGAATCAGTAGATAAGAGTtgtttgttttggggtttttttttaagtaaagcCTCATACTGAGCTCCCTGTTGGGATAGTTATTCTTTAGGGCTATTATTCTTGAAAAAAATGCCTTGTCCTGAGTTCCCTGTTACcttctggggcttttattttgaaaaactaggTCCATCCTTAGTGTATTTCTTCAGAAATTGCTTTTCTAGTTATTTAGCTGGTATGCTGGACCACTTCATGACTTgcattcatttatgttttaaggTGTCGATGCGGTCAAGCTGTGGGGTGAAACACCAACTGAATGAAGTTAATAGAGACAATAGGTTAGACAGTTGGCATCACAGgccttttggtttgtttgaacGGTTTGTTGACACACCAACATAAACTGAATTACCATCACAGGCAAATTATAAAGCCATCTGAGTCAGGCAGTGCGCTAGAAAAGCCTCGACATTTACATGAAGCTTTCTTTTACAGGGCTTAGATTTAATCTAATGATGTAAAGCTCAGAATGAAACAGTCCCAATATCGAAAGTTTGagcaatttatttttaagttaagGTCACGTCACTGTCATAACAGGTCAAATCTGtcctggctttttttttttatcaatgggCAAAAAAATTAAAGAGCACTTTGAGAACTGAGGCAATATCTAATGCAAATCAGACTAAAATATGGGGAAACGCCTGCCATTCATCAGAATAACACAGAGTAGTCTGACAAGCCGTTCCTGTATTACCGACAAGGCAAGTGGTGTCGGCACTTTGAGGCCCTGCCATTTGTGTTGAGCCGAATTCTCCTGTTACGTTTGTGTATATGTTTCTGTTTGTACACAATTTAGCTGTTCTCACTCTGGGGAAATGAGAAAGGACTTCATCCAACTACAAACCAATATGCTTAAAGATCAAGATGCCATAACTTAATTTTAATCAGGTATTTTGTAAAATAAGTCAAGCTGCCACTGGGTAACTGACTCAAACAGACATTTGTGGGCAAAGAAAGTCAAATcaaaaccacagaaattgaacacTTTGCTGCTGTATGTCTGTGCATTAACTGTACACAATTTTAACACATATCTaacaattcattcattcttctATGACTACTATAGGTGGCAGCACTGCCTTTGCCTCTGTAACTGGCACTACCTCTCAGTGTCAGTGTTAGTCGGCCAGTGTTCTCAGTATCATAAGCTCCTCTGTGCAGTCTAACTGCTTGTGTTCATGAGGGGTCACATGTCAATAGTCATTTTGTGTTGCGATGCATTCATTGTCATGAAGTTGTTTGCCTTAACTTTGGTTCTTTCAAAGAATGTGCTTCCTCCAGCGGTAAGCCAAACCTCAACGACGTCATCCTGATCAACTTAGCCTATGTTTCTGATGTGGACATAATTAATGACCGCACTGAGACTCCACCTCCACTAGCATCACTGAATGTTAGCAAGGTAAgtctttttgtccttttttacgtgtgttggtgtgt
It encodes:
- the g6pc3 gene encoding glucose-6-phosphatase 3 yields the protein MEAVHTQGIWLAESLQQRMIDQEKMWLVVTHIGDPKAAFLLLFPFTYFINKRAGVAVLWVAAISEWLNLVFKWMLFGERPYWWIGESGQFVNKQPNVQQFSSTCETGPGSPSGHAMVTAAVWWVVVSSLGSYLYSRTHSVMLSAAPYLLYVVMLVAVGISRIFILAHFPHQVVAGSITGFILGVVLSRKVPEGRPLLFFFSLSFGLLFGTLTLHAGLQQLGIDLSWSIALAKKWCSHAEWIRLDTAPFSSLTRDTGALLGLGLAQYWKPGGWSQPWAPRALSLAISSMGLYHVNRLPLPVRPLGLFYGLFFVKFVIVPQVVIVLVPGLVNLFTHKKKS